One window of the Rhodothermia bacterium genome contains the following:
- a CDS encoding tyrosine-type recombinase/integrase, with product MATALREYIAVYKPVYWAFEGQEYGPYCARSVQMILRKAVDKSGVNPYTTVHTLRHSFATHLLAQGMELRYIQALLCHERTKTTEGYTHITERAIAKFVSPLNQLTDL from the coding sequence ATGGCTACTGCCTTACGGGAATATATAGCAGTTTATAAGCCTGTATATTGGGCATTTGAAGGGCAAGAATACGGCCCCTATTGTGCAAGAAGTGTACAAATGATTTTGAGGAAAGCCGTTGACAAATCTGGCGTAAATCCTTATACTACTGTACATACATTAAGACATTCATTTGCAACACATTTGTTAGCACAAGGTATGGAACTGCGGTATATACAAGCCCTTCTGTGTCATGAGCGTACCAAGACCACCGAGGGCTATACCCACATCACCGAGCGGGCTATTGCCAAGTTTGTAAGCCCCTTGAATCAGTTAACAGACCTATAG
- a CDS encoding 5-formyltetrahydrofolate cyclo-ligase has product MSNSDVFAAMLGDKTTFRKQFLRYRASLSPKLYADHSERMVKQLQELAAFEQAQTIMVYYPDLQRREVDLRPLIEKWHQAGKTLVLPYITDMKNGMMHAVRFSADEVLKANRWGVLEPVFPQTFPKDRIEAVLAPGLGVDKDGYRLGYGKGFYDRFLKHLAVPVVLATYQDTIVHFLPREIHDRPINLVISEEGAFRIL; this is encoded by the coding sequence ATGTCTAATTCGGATGTGTTTGCCGCTATGCTTGGAGATAAAACGACTTTTCGCAAACAGTTTTTGCGCTATCGGGCCTCCCTTTCTCCCAAATTGTATGCAGACCACTCGGAGCGCATGGTGAAACAACTTCAAGAACTGGCAGCGTTTGAGCAGGCACAAACCATCATGGTCTATTATCCGGACTTACAACGGCGCGAGGTGGACCTAAGACCCCTTATTGAGAAATGGCATCAGGCGGGCAAAACGTTGGTACTGCCCTACATTACCGACATGAAAAACGGAATGATGCACGCGGTTCGGTTTTCTGCCGACGAGGTGCTTAAAGCCAATCGCTGGGGCGTTTTGGAGCCTGTATTTCCGCAAACCTTCCCGAAAGACCGGATTGAGGCTGTCCTTGCGCCTGGACTTGGGGTGGATAAAGATGGCTATCGTTTGGGATACGGTAAAGGATTTTATGACCGTTTCCTGAAACACTTGGCTGTTCCAGTCGTTTTAGCCACCTATCAAGACACCATTGTTCATTTTTTACCACGCGAAATACATGATCGCCCCATAAATTTGGTAATTTCGGAAGAAGGAGCGTTCAGAATTTTGTAA
- the glgP gene encoding alpha-glucan family phosphorylase has translation MSTTRTKLHDMVQNIWWSWNPATLDLFEELNPAAFHASGNNPVIALREAKGVVLNDLDFSKRVDTAYETFQAYMATPLNAEYPKMAYFCMEYGLHESLALYSGGLGILAGDHCKAASDLRLPFTAIGLFLREGYFKQSFTHDGWQEQQYPVVNPADMPVSLVKDATGAPVIVTVQVGDRPLNLQAWKMHIGHTVMYLLDSDLESNPEYLRALTHRLYSGGSDTRIMQEIVLGIGGIRLLRTLGVEVETYHMNEGHCSFLTLELLDEALKRGLSMEQAEAAVRAQTVFTTHTPVEAGHDRFDPDLTLYMLRTMRETLGLSERDFLGLGRVDASDPYALFNMTILGFRFSRKQNGVSALNGELSRRMFKDMWGVEDAAKVPITHVTNGVHLGTWAARPAQEFLSKHVGDWQNRASDPGLWKALDQIPDEVLWKYRSSLRKRLVGFIHQRAPQQSIPMEINFDPEVLTIGFSRRFATYKRATLLFMNEERLLNIFRNTDRPIQIVYAGKAHPQDEGGKQLIQRVFWYTQHSELRGKVVLLENYNMEIGRYLVSGADIWLNNPRRPMEASGTSGQKVAIHGGLNLSILDGWWPEGYRGNNGWAIGTDASADIKDPKVQDPEDADFLYNTLEQDVIPTFYNRDANGVPTAWVARMREAMKTLVYQFSAERQVRDYIEQIYKA, from the coding sequence ATGAGTACAACCCGCACCAAACTCCACGATATGGTGCAAAATATTTGGTGGAGTTGGAATCCTGCTACATTGGATTTATTTGAAGAACTGAATCCAGCGGCGTTTCATGCATCCGGAAACAATCCTGTAATTGCCCTTCGTGAGGCCAAAGGGGTTGTTCTGAACGACCTTGATTTCTCGAAGCGTGTAGATACTGCTTACGAGACATTTCAGGCATACATGGCGACGCCCTTAAATGCCGAATACCCAAAGATGGCCTACTTTTGCATGGAATATGGCCTCCACGAAAGTCTTGCACTCTACTCTGGCGGCCTTGGAATCCTTGCTGGGGATCATTGTAAAGCCGCTTCGGACTTGCGGCTGCCCTTCACGGCCATTGGCCTCTTCTTACGCGAAGGCTATTTTAAACAGTCTTTTACACATGATGGCTGGCAAGAACAACAATATCCGGTGGTAAACCCCGCCGATATGCCGGTATCCTTGGTAAAAGATGCCACAGGCGCTCCCGTTATTGTCACTGTACAAGTTGGAGACCGTCCGCTCAACCTCCAAGCATGGAAAATGCACATTGGGCACACGGTGATGTATTTGTTGGACTCCGACCTTGAGTCGAATCCAGAATACTTGCGCGCACTGACCCATCGCCTATATTCGGGTGGAAGTGATACCCGCATTATGCAAGAAATTGTACTGGGGATTGGTGGAATCCGTCTTTTACGCACCCTTGGGGTGGAGGTAGAAACCTATCACATGAATGAGGGTCATTGCTCCTTTCTGACGCTTGAATTATTAGACGAGGCCCTTAAGCGTGGCCTTTCGATGGAACAAGCCGAGGCTGCGGTTCGCGCCCAAACCGTATTTACCACCCATACACCCGTAGAGGCCGGGCACGACCGTTTTGACCCCGACCTCACCCTTTACATGCTTCGTACCATGCGCGAAACGCTTGGCCTTTCGGAGCGAGACTTCCTTGGCTTGGGTCGTGTGGATGCCTCAGATCCCTATGCCTTATTCAACATGACCATTTTGGGCTTCCGGTTTTCACGTAAGCAAAACGGTGTTTCAGCCTTGAATGGAGAACTTTCGCGCCGCATGTTTAAGGACATGTGGGGGGTTGAAGATGCGGCCAAAGTACCCATTACCCATGTGACCAATGGCGTACACCTTGGTACGTGGGCTGCCCGTCCGGCACAAGAGTTTTTGTCTAAACATGTGGGCGACTGGCAGAACCGCGCCTCCGATCCGGGGCTTTGGAAGGCTTTAGACCAAATTCCGGATGAAGTACTGTGGAAATACCGGAGTTCGTTACGGAAACGCTTGGTCGGTTTTATTCACCAGCGCGCACCGCAACAGAGCATTCCGATGGAGATCAATTTTGATCCAGAGGTACTTACCATCGGCTTTTCGCGGCGCTTTGCAACCTACAAGCGTGCAACTTTGCTTTTTATGAATGAAGAGCGCTTGCTGAATATTTTCCGTAATACCGATCGCCCCATCCAGATTGTTTATGCGGGAAAAGCACACCCACAAGATGAAGGCGGGAAGCAACTCATCCAACGTGTATTCTGGTACACACAACACAGCGAATTACGCGGTAAAGTGGTGCTCTTGGAAAATTATAACATGGAAATTGGCCGTTACTTGGTTTCCGGTGCGGATATCTGGCTGAACAACCCACGCCGCCCGATGGAAGCCAGTGGTACTTCGGGGCAAAAAGTGGCTATCCACGGCGGTCTAAATCTTTCCATTTTAGATGGATGGTGGCCTGAAGGCTACAGGGGCAACAACGGCTGGGCGATCGGGACAGACGCCTCCGCCGACATTAAAGACCCTAAAGTACAAGACCCAGAAGATGCAGATTTCCTATACAATACGCTGGAGCAAGACGTCATTCCGACGTTCTACAACCGCGACGCCAATGGTGTTCCGACCGCTTGGGTGGCTCGGATGCGCGAGGCCATGAAAACGCTCGTTTATCAGTTCTCTGCGGAGCGTCAAGTACGCGATTACATAGAGCAAATTTACAAAGCCTGA
- a CDS encoding chloramphenicol acetyltransferase encodes MWKRVKQGGHSFFLSYLHKGLIAAKKMEAFRYRVEGNDVFCYEVIHASSTLNRPDGTFGFAYMDFHPDFEVFAPQAIEEIQRVRTSSGLEVVTGHANVLPVSTLASLNFTGLSHARHFGVQDSIPKITFGQLTGAENLKEMPVSIHGHHGLMDAHDIGLFVATFQQLLN; translated from the coding sequence ATGTGGAAGAGGGTCAAACAAGGAGGACACTCGTTTTTTTTATCGTACCTACACAAGGGGCTTATTGCAGCCAAAAAAATGGAGGCCTTCCGCTACCGGGTAGAAGGAAACGACGTATTTTGTTACGAGGTAATTCATGCTTCATCCACCCTCAACCGCCCCGATGGAACTTTCGGATTTGCCTACATGGACTTCCACCCTGATTTTGAGGTCTTTGCGCCACAAGCCATCGAGGAAATACAAAGGGTACGGACATCATCGGGCTTGGAGGTTGTGACAGGCCACGCCAATGTTCTACCTGTTTCCACTCTGGCCTCCTTAAACTTTACGGGTTTATCCCATGCGCGGCATTTTGGGGTTCAGGATTCCATCCCTAAAATCACTTTTGGGCAACTTACGGGAGCAGAAAACCTCAAAGAGATGCCCGTTTCAATTCACGGTCATCATGGCTTGATGGATGCACACGATATTGGACTTTTTGTCGCTACTTTCCAACAACTGTTAAATTGA
- a CDS encoding PspC domain-containing protein, with amino-acid sequence MAATSRDGKKTLYKSLTNKKIAGVCGGIAEYFNLDPTLVRIGFVASLFIFQFFPPFVLYWIMAAVLKNEPVVPINKVNEWQNRGENPPRDNDRIRITRD; translated from the coding sequence ATGGCGGCTACAAGTCGTGATGGCAAGAAAACCTTGTATAAATCCCTGACCAACAAGAAAATTGCAGGTGTTTGCGGGGGAATCGCCGAGTACTTCAACCTTGATCCAACGCTTGTTCGAATTGGGTTTGTAGCGTCTCTGTTTATCTTCCAGTTTTTCCCGCCCTTTGTGTTGTATTGGATTATGGCTGCGGTCTTGAAAAACGAGCCTGTAGTGCCCATTAATAAGGTAAATGAGTGGCAAAATCGTGGGGAAAATCCACCACGCGATAACGATCGGATCCGCATCACCCGCGACTAA
- a CDS encoding Eco47II family restriction endonuclease, producing MKNKYVNFISDDHLLDCIGNLHKAYLKAKNNITKKNFYSNKVDTIKLTLDAKFNDIDEESLIQSEILRQIDKSINNSIGTFHEQILGGIKGYQAGNLSGYDIKAKDDTLFADIKNKHNTMNSSAAEALFQKLARYANDYKKAKCYWVQILAKGSFCELWSGDINGKEYSHSRVYKISGDQFYALLSGQEDAMFQLYKVLPVAIKDYLKSAEKSEDIAENSALDELKAGTKKSKRSILDQITFENYSYYLGFDKL from the coding sequence ATGAAAAATAAATATGTAAACTTCATCTCGGACGACCATTTATTGGACTGTATCGGCAACTTGCATAAAGCATATTTGAAGGCTAAAAATAACATCACGAAAAAGAACTTTTATTCCAACAAGGTTGACACCATTAAACTGACCTTAGATGCAAAGTTTAACGACATAGACGAGGAAAGCCTTATCCAATCAGAGATTTTGAGGCAAATAGACAAATCAATCAACAATTCAATCGGGACTTTTCACGAGCAAATTTTAGGCGGCATCAAAGGCTATCAAGCAGGCAATTTGAGTGGCTATGACATCAAAGCAAAAGACGATACTTTGTTTGCCGACATCAAGAACAAACACAATACAATGAACAGTAGTGCAGCAGAGGCGTTGTTTCAAAAATTAGCACGTTATGCTAACGACTATAAAAAAGCCAAGTGCTATTGGGTGCAGATTTTAGCAAAAGGAAGTTTTTGTGAGTTGTGGAGTGGCGACATTAATGGCAAAGAATATAGTCATAGCAGAGTTTATAAGATTTCTGGCGACCAGTTTTACGCTTTACTTTCAGGACAAGAAGATGCAATGTTTCAACTTTACAAAGTGCTTCCAGTTGCTATCAAAGACTATTTGAAATCGGCTGAAAAAAGCGAAGATATTGCGGAAAATTCTGCACTAGATGAATTAAAAGCAGGAACTAAGAAAAGCAAACGAAGCATCTTAGACCAAATAACTTTTGAAAATTACAGCTACTATCTTGGCTTTGACAAGTTATAG
- a CDS encoding HAD family hydrolase, translated as MNLQVIAFDADDTLWVNEPLYQHVEQQFCGLLENFLPKHTVSQELFRTEMENLSLYGYGAKAFMLSMIETAIRITDGRVGADAIRRIIDLGREMLHQPIELLADVQTVLEALKGRYRLVVATKGDLLDQERKLEKSGLAAYFHHIEIMSDKKGRDYAKLLQHLDIPPEAFLMVGNSLKSDVLPVLEMGGWGFHVPYHTTWAHEVIEVQIENERFRTLETLKDLLRLIP; from the coding sequence ATGAATCTTCAGGTTATTGCTTTCGACGCCGATGATACCCTCTGGGTGAATGAGCCTCTTTATCAGCATGTAGAGCAGCAGTTTTGCGGCTTATTAGAAAATTTCCTGCCGAAGCACACGGTTTCTCAAGAGCTTTTTCGGACGGAGATGGAAAATTTAAGTTTGTATGGCTACGGCGCCAAAGCCTTTATGCTCTCGATGATCGAAACAGCCATCCGTATAACAGACGGACGTGTGGGGGCTGATGCCATCCGACGCATTATTGATTTAGGCCGAGAAATGTTGCACCAACCCATAGAACTTTTGGCCGATGTACAAACGGTTTTGGAAGCCTTAAAAGGCCGTTATCGTTTGGTCGTAGCCACAAAAGGCGACTTGTTAGATCAGGAGCGAAAGTTAGAGAAATCCGGCTTGGCGGCCTATTTCCACCATATAGAAATTATGTCCGATAAAAAAGGGCGTGACTACGCGAAACTACTGCAACACTTAGACATCCCGCCAGAGGCATTTCTGATGGTCGGAAATTCACTAAAATCGGACGTTTTGCCCGTGTTAGAAATGGGTGGATGGGGCTTCCATGTGCCTTACCATACCACTTGGGCACATGAAGTGATTGAAGTCCAGATCGAAAACGAACGATTCCGAACCCTTGAAACCCTCAAAGACCTTCTTCGGCTCATACCATGA